A part of Corynebacterium afermentans subsp. lipophilum genomic DNA contains:
- a CDS encoding acyl-CoA thioesterase has translation MPNTRVAAERSPSVTLRFMASPTDVLHHGAQGVSGGRVLEWIDKAAYACAAQWSATYCVTAYVGHIHFTRPIPSGHIVEVRSRIAMTGRSSMHIVNEVLSADPREGVFTRACDCLVVFVAKDPDTGKSMAVPTFVPTDDEERRVADAAKSRIGLRQAIESEMEAQTYTDDSTAPRIVHRFMAKPTDVNWGGNVHGGTAMEWIDEAGLACTMEWSGERTVAVYAGGIRFYHPVHIGDLIEVDARITRTDSRSIHTSVHLRAGDPRGGRENLKDAIHATFTYIGIDIDGNPLPARRFTPVTEEDKRLWEHTQTLKDLRGQYEPVPLVKPLPPVQRTS, from the coding sequence ATGCCAAATACCCGCGTCGCCGCCGAGCGCTCCCCGTCCGTGACCCTGCGATTCATGGCCTCCCCCACCGACGTGCTGCACCACGGCGCCCAAGGTGTCTCCGGCGGCCGCGTGCTGGAGTGGATCGATAAAGCCGCCTACGCCTGCGCCGCACAGTGGTCCGCCACGTACTGCGTCACCGCATACGTGGGGCACATCCACTTCACCCGCCCGATCCCCTCGGGCCACATCGTGGAGGTGCGCTCCCGCATCGCCATGACCGGACGGTCATCCATGCACATTGTCAACGAGGTGCTCTCCGCCGACCCCCGCGAGGGCGTGTTCACCCGCGCCTGCGACTGCCTCGTGGTGTTCGTGGCCAAGGACCCCGACACCGGCAAGTCCATGGCAGTGCCCACCTTCGTGCCCACCGACGACGAGGAGCGCCGCGTCGCCGACGCCGCGAAGTCCCGCATCGGGCTGCGCCAGGCCATCGAGTCGGAGATGGAGGCGCAGACTTACACCGACGACTCCACCGCCCCGCGCATCGTGCACCGCTTCATGGCCAAACCCACCGACGTGAACTGGGGCGGCAACGTCCACGGCGGCACCGCAATGGAATGGATCGACGAGGCCGGCCTGGCCTGCACCATGGAATGGTCCGGCGAGCGCACCGTGGCGGTCTACGCCGGCGGCATCCGCTTCTACCACCCCGTGCACATCGGCGACCTGATCGAGGTGGATGCGCGCATCACCCGCACCGATTCGCGCTCCATCCACACCTCGGTGCACCTGCGCGCTGGCGACCCGCGCGGCGGGCGCGAGAACCTGAAGGACGCCATCCACGCCACGTTCACTTACATCGGCATCGACATCGACGGCAACCCCCTGCCGGCGCGCCGATTCACGCCGGTGACCGAGGAGGACAAGCGGCTGTGGGAGCACACGCAGACGCTCAAGGATCTGCGCGGGCAGTACGAGCCGGTGCCGCTGGTCAAGCCGCTGCCGCCGGTGCAGCGCACGTCCTAA
- a CDS encoding sterol carrier family protein, whose protein sequence is MVQKQDPTLTREAIQQVAGWLEGGEAEPSRSELANACRRTARTLAEELPGHSVELRVPPFVAVQCVEGPRHTRGTPPNVVEMRPETWLRLATGLTTFGEELERGTIDASGSRAAEIAAGLPVIALR, encoded by the coding sequence ATGGTGCAGAAACAAGACCCGACGCTGACACGTGAGGCGATCCAGCAGGTGGCTGGGTGGTTGGAAGGTGGGGAAGCGGAGCCGTCGAGAAGCGAGCTTGCAAATGCTTGCCGACGCACCGCGCGCACCCTCGCCGAGGAGCTCCCGGGCCACTCGGTGGAGCTGCGCGTGCCGCCGTTTGTGGCGGTGCAGTGCGTCGAGGGGCCGCGGCACACGCGCGGCACCCCGCCGAACGTGGTGGAGATGCGACCGGAGACGTGGCTGCGGCTGGCTACTGGGCTGACCACCTTCGGCGAGGAGCTCGAGCGGGGGACTATCGACGCCTCCGGCTCCCGCGCCGCAGAAATCGCCGCCGGCCTTCCCGTGATTGCGCTGCGCTAG
- the purL gene encoding phosphoribosylformylglycinamidine synthase subunit PurL: MTVHNDTVDNAFDSPELEQPYAELGLKDDEYAKIKAILGRRPTDAELTLYSVMWSEHCSYKSSKTHLRYFGQTMTEEMASKILAGIGENAGVVDIGGGDAVTFRVESHNHPSFVEPYQGAATGVGGIVRDIMAMGARPIAVMDQLRFGTIDADDTKRVLPGVVHGIGGYGNCLGLPNIGGETVFDPAYAGNPLVNALCVGTLKVDDLHLAFASGTGNKVILFGSRTGLDGIGGVSVLGSATFEEGEEHKLPAVQVGDPFAEKVLIECCLELYAAGVVEGIQDLGGGGLSCATSELAASGDGGMTVNLDNVPLRAENMSAAEILASESQERMCAVVAPEDVDKFMEICAKWDVLASVIGEVTSDEDRLQVFHNGELVVDAPPSTIDEGPVYERPYARPDWQDGVQAESGIEKQSDIKDAWLKMVASPALCSRDFITEQYDRYVRGNTVQAKYANSGVLRINEETNRGVAVSADASGRYTYLDPNMGARLALAEAYRNVAVTGATPVAVTNCLNFGSPENPDVMWQFREAVHGLADGSAELAIPVSGGNVSFYNQTGETPILPTPVVGVLGVMEDVEKAIPHALPSADEQYTLILLGETKDEFGGSVWQDISGAGLAGLPPQVDLANEARLAEFFAGNAAGIAAAHDLSEGGLSQAVFELLLGSDKGAELNLEGVHADAFTALFSESASRVLVAVTSDRAEAAVERANSAGIPVAVLGETTNDGVLRVAGEEVQMLELAGAWAATMPSHFAAATAPNAAV, encoded by the coding sequence ATGACTGTGCACAACGACACCGTCGACAACGCCTTCGACTCCCCGGAGCTCGAGCAGCCGTACGCTGAGCTGGGGCTGAAGGACGACGAGTACGCCAAGATCAAGGCCATTCTGGGCCGCAGGCCTACCGACGCGGAGCTGACGCTGTACTCCGTCATGTGGTCCGAGCACTGCTCCTACAAGTCCTCCAAGACGCACCTGCGCTACTTCGGCCAGACCATGACCGAGGAGATGGCCTCGAAGATCCTCGCCGGCATCGGCGAGAACGCCGGCGTGGTGGACATCGGCGGCGGCGACGCGGTGACCTTCCGCGTGGAAAGCCACAACCACCCCTCCTTCGTGGAGCCCTACCAGGGTGCGGCCACCGGCGTCGGCGGCATCGTCCGCGACATCATGGCCATGGGCGCCCGCCCGATCGCCGTGATGGACCAGCTGCGCTTCGGCACCATCGACGCCGACGACACCAAGCGCGTCCTGCCGGGTGTGGTCCACGGCATCGGCGGTTACGGCAACTGCCTGGGCCTGCCCAACATCGGAGGCGAGACCGTCTTCGACCCGGCGTACGCCGGCAACCCGCTGGTCAACGCGCTGTGCGTGGGCACGCTGAAGGTGGATGACCTCCACCTGGCGTTCGCCTCCGGCACCGGCAACAAGGTCATCCTGTTCGGCTCCCGCACCGGCCTCGACGGCATCGGCGGCGTGTCCGTGCTGGGCTCCGCCACCTTCGAGGAAGGCGAGGAGCACAAGTTGCCGGCCGTGCAGGTGGGCGACCCGTTCGCGGAGAAGGTTCTCATCGAGTGCTGCCTTGAGCTCTACGCCGCCGGCGTGGTCGAGGGCATCCAGGACCTGGGCGGCGGCGGCCTGTCCTGCGCCACCTCCGAACTCGCGGCGTCCGGCGACGGCGGCATGACGGTCAACCTGGACAATGTCCCGCTGCGCGCGGAGAACATGTCCGCCGCGGAGATCCTCGCCTCCGAGTCGCAGGAGCGCATGTGCGCGGTTGTGGCGCCGGAGGACGTCGATAAGTTCATGGAGATCTGCGCCAAGTGGGACGTGCTCGCGTCCGTCATCGGCGAGGTCACCTCGGACGAGGATCGCCTCCAGGTGTTCCACAACGGTGAGCTCGTGGTGGACGCCCCGCCGTCAACCATCGACGAGGGCCCGGTCTACGAGCGCCCCTACGCGCGCCCGGACTGGCAGGACGGTGTGCAGGCCGAAAGCGGCATCGAGAAGCAAAGCGACATCAAGGACGCATGGCTGAAGATGGTCGCATCGCCCGCGCTGTGCTCGCGCGACTTCATCACTGAGCAGTACGACCGCTACGTGCGCGGCAACACTGTGCAGGCCAAGTACGCCAACTCCGGCGTGCTGCGCATCAACGAGGAAACCAACCGCGGCGTTGCCGTCTCCGCTGATGCATCCGGCCGCTACACCTACCTCGACCCGAACATGGGCGCGCGCCTCGCGCTGGCGGAGGCGTACCGCAACGTCGCGGTCACCGGCGCCACCCCGGTTGCGGTGACCAACTGCCTCAACTTCGGCTCCCCGGAGAACCCGGATGTGATGTGGCAGTTCCGCGAGGCGGTGCACGGGCTTGCCGACGGCTCCGCTGAGCTGGCCATCCCAGTCTCTGGCGGCAACGTGTCCTTCTACAACCAGACCGGCGAGACGCCGATTCTGCCCACCCCCGTGGTTGGTGTGCTGGGCGTGATGGAGGACGTGGAGAAGGCCATCCCGCACGCGCTGCCGTCCGCGGACGAGCAGTACACCCTGATTCTGCTGGGCGAGACCAAGGACGAGTTCGGCGGCTCCGTGTGGCAGGACATCTCCGGCGCGGGCCTGGCCGGCCTGCCGCCGCAGGTGGACCTGGCAAACGAGGCGCGCCTGGCGGAGTTCTTCGCCGGCAACGCCGCCGGCATCGCGGCCGCGCACGACCTGTCCGAGGGCGGCCTGTCCCAGGCGGTGTTCGAGCTGCTGCTCGGCTCCGACAAGGGCGCGGAGCTGAACCTGGAGGGCGTGCACGCGGACGCGTTCACCGCGCTGTTCTCCGAGTCCGCCTCCCGCGTCCTGGTCGCCGTGACCAGCGACCGTGCAGAGGCCGCCGTGGAGCGCGCGAACTCCGCGGGCATACCGGTCGCTGTGTTGGGCGAGACCACCAACGACGGCGTACTGCGCGTCGCTGGCGAGGAGGTCCAGATGCTGGAGCTCGCCGGTGCGTGGGCGGCGACCATGCCGTCGCACTTCGCGGCCGCAACGGCGCCGAACGCGGCGGTCTAA
- the purF gene encoding amidophosphoribosyltransferase yields the protein MFTESPKPSQDFDIDSDTPRDECGVFGVWAPGEDVAKLSYFGLFALQHRGQEGAGIAVGDPDKLVVFKDTGLVSQVFDEPALEALQGDVAIGHTRYSTAGGNSWENVQPMFRTSPNGTDIALAHNGNLVNYLELQNEAIEKKLISPTGVNGQGSSSDTAVVSALLADLVTEGKTLLDAARELLPRVKGAFCFMVTDGRTLYAARDPHGVRPLSLGRLDGGWVVASETCALDIVGASFVRDIEPGEMVAIDETGVHSERFAETPKAHCVFEYVYVARPDSVIDGQTVNASRIEIGRRLSKVSPVEADLVMPVPESGTPAAIGYAEASGIPFKQGMMKNAYVGRTFIQPSDTLRQLGLRLKLNPVREVIEGKKLVVVDDSIVRGNTQRKLIRMLREAGAAEVHVRIASPPVKWPCFYGIDFASPGELIANHGRTDSEEAIAESIRTMVGADSLAFVPIDDMIAALNQPKENLCAACFTGHYPLGLPEGNPNADLVRRIQKGAEA from the coding sequence GTGTTTACGGAGAGCCCTAAACCAAGTCAGGACTTCGACATCGACAGCGACACCCCGCGCGACGAGTGCGGTGTGTTCGGCGTCTGGGCGCCGGGCGAGGACGTGGCCAAGCTGAGCTACTTCGGCTTGTTCGCGTTGCAGCACCGCGGCCAGGAAGGCGCCGGTATCGCGGTGGGAGACCCGGACAAGCTGGTGGTGTTCAAGGACACCGGTCTGGTCAGCCAGGTCTTCGACGAACCCGCGCTGGAAGCGCTGCAGGGCGATGTGGCCATCGGCCACACCCGCTACTCCACGGCCGGGGGCAACTCGTGGGAGAACGTCCAGCCGATGTTCCGCACCTCGCCCAACGGCACGGACATCGCGCTGGCGCACAACGGCAACCTGGTCAACTACCTGGAGCTGCAGAACGAGGCGATTGAGAAGAAGCTCATTTCTCCTACCGGGGTAAATGGCCAGGGCTCGTCCTCGGACACCGCGGTGGTCTCTGCGTTGCTGGCCGATCTGGTCACCGAGGGCAAGACGCTTCTCGACGCCGCACGTGAACTCCTGCCCCGCGTCAAGGGCGCATTCTGTTTCATGGTCACCGACGGGCGCACATTGTATGCCGCGCGCGACCCGCACGGCGTCCGACCGCTGTCGCTGGGCCGCCTCGACGGCGGCTGGGTGGTTGCCTCCGAGACCTGCGCGCTGGACATCGTGGGCGCCTCCTTCGTCCGCGACATCGAGCCGGGCGAGATGGTCGCCATCGACGAGACCGGCGTGCACTCCGAGCGCTTCGCCGAGACCCCGAAGGCGCACTGCGTGTTCGAGTACGTCTACGTGGCGCGCCCCGATTCTGTCATCGACGGCCAGACCGTCAACGCGTCCCGCATCGAGATCGGCCGCCGCCTGTCCAAGGTCAGCCCAGTGGAGGCGGACCTGGTCATGCCCGTGCCGGAATCCGGCACGCCAGCCGCGATCGGCTACGCGGAGGCGTCCGGCATCCCGTTCAAGCAGGGCATGATGAAAAACGCCTACGTGGGCCGCACCTTCATCCAGCCCTCCGACACCCTGCGCCAGCTGGGCCTGCGCTTGAAGCTCAACCCGGTGCGCGAAGTCATCGAGGGCAAGAAGCTCGTGGTGGTGGACGATTCCATCGTGCGCGGCAACACGCAGCGCAAACTCATCCGCATGCTGCGGGAGGCGGGCGCGGCGGAGGTGCACGTGCGCATCGCCTCGCCGCCGGTGAAGTGGCCGTGCTTCTACGGCATCGACTTCGCCAGCCCCGGCGAGCTGATTGCCAACCACGGCCGCACGGATTCGGAGGAGGCGATCGCCGAGTCCATCCGCACGATGGTCGGGGCGGATTCACTAGCGTTCGTGCCTATCGACGACATGATCGCCGCCTTGAACCAGCCCAAGGAAAACCTCTGCGCGGCCTGCTTCACTGGCCACTACCCGCTGGGCCTGCCGGAGGGCAACCCCAACGCCGACCTTGTCCGACGCATCCAGAAAGGTGCAGAAGCCTAA
- the purM gene encoding phosphoribosylformylglycinamidine cyclo-ligase, with product MSTEQQPVSYEAAGVSIEAGDKAVELFAPHAKRATRPEVRGGLGGFAGLFALGKYKEPLLAAGSDGVGTKLAVAQAMDKHDTIGIDLVAMCVDDLVVCGAEPLFLQDYIAIGKVVPEKVAEIVSGIAEGCVQAGCALLGGETAEHPGVMDPDEYDVSATAVGVVEASELLGPDKVREGDAIIAMASSGLHSNGYSLARHVLLERAGLPLDAEMEELDRTLGEELLEPTRIYALDCLALAAECDVRTFCHVTGGGLAGNMERIIPEGLVADMRRTAWTPGPIFRTIKSVGQVPDEEMEKTFNMGVGMVAVVSPEDRDRALAILAARHIDAWDLGEVRAAGEGDTARAVLTGSHPQY from the coding sequence ATGAGTACTGAACAGCAACCCGTGTCCTACGAAGCCGCCGGCGTGTCCATCGAGGCCGGCGACAAGGCCGTGGAGCTTTTCGCCCCGCACGCCAAGCGCGCCACCCGCCCGGAGGTCCGCGGCGGCCTGGGCGGGTTTGCCGGCCTGTTCGCGCTGGGCAAGTACAAAGAGCCGCTGCTGGCGGCAGGCTCCGACGGTGTGGGCACGAAGCTCGCTGTGGCGCAGGCAATGGACAAGCACGACACCATCGGCATCGACCTGGTGGCCATGTGCGTGGACGACCTAGTCGTCTGCGGCGCCGAGCCGCTGTTTCTGCAAGACTACATCGCCATCGGCAAGGTCGTGCCCGAGAAGGTCGCCGAGATCGTCTCCGGCATCGCCGAGGGCTGCGTCCAAGCCGGCTGCGCCCTGCTCGGCGGGGAGACCGCTGAGCACCCGGGCGTGATGGACCCGGACGAGTACGACGTCTCCGCCACCGCCGTCGGCGTCGTCGAGGCTTCCGAACTGCTCGGCCCGGACAAGGTCCGCGAGGGCGACGCCATCATCGCGATGGCGTCCTCCGGCCTGCACTCCAACGGCTACTCCCTGGCCCGCCACGTGCTGCTGGAGCGCGCCGGGCTGCCGTTGGACGCCGAGATGGAGGAGCTGGACCGCACTCTCGGCGAGGAGCTTTTGGAGCCGACCCGCATCTACGCCCTGGACTGCCTGGCGCTGGCCGCAGAGTGCGATGTACGCACCTTCTGCCACGTCACCGGCGGCGGCCTGGCCGGCAACATGGAGCGCATCATCCCCGAGGGCCTGGTGGCGGACATGCGCCGCACCGCCTGGACGCCGGGCCCGATCTTCCGCACCATCAAGTCCGTCGGCCAGGTGCCGGACGAGGAGATGGAAAAGACGTTCAACATGGGCGTGGGCATGGTCGCCGTGGTCAGCCCGGAGGACCGGGACCGCGCCCTGGCGATCCTGGCCGCGCGCCACATCGACGCGTGGGACCTCGGCGAGGTCCGCGCCGCGGGCGAGGGCGACACCGCCCGGGCCGTGCTGACCGGTTCGCACCCGCAGTACTAG
- the purQ gene encoding phosphoribosylformylglycinamidine synthase subunit PurQ, whose amino-acid sequence MSATIGVITFPGTLDDVDALRAVRLAGAEPRQLWHADNDLTGVDAVVVPGGFSYGDYLRSGAIAAQAPMMGAVVEAAKKGMPVLGICNGFQILTEAGLLPGALTRNQGLNFHCVDTYLEVENTETAWTSQLGERIYVPAKHGEGRFQAAPETIEALEKEGRVVFRYSDNFNGSINGIAGVTNETGRVVGLMPHPEHAIETLTGPSTDGLGLFTSAIDAISKIGA is encoded by the coding sequence ATGAGCGCAACTATCGGAGTCATTACTTTTCCAGGCACGCTTGACGACGTTGACGCGCTGCGTGCCGTCCGCCTCGCCGGTGCCGAACCGCGCCAACTGTGGCACGCGGACAATGACCTCACCGGCGTGGATGCGGTTGTCGTCCCGGGTGGCTTCTCCTACGGCGATTACTTGCGTTCGGGTGCGATCGCCGCGCAGGCGCCGATGATGGGCGCCGTGGTGGAGGCTGCGAAGAAGGGGATGCCTGTGCTCGGTATTTGCAACGGCTTCCAGATCCTCACTGAGGCTGGCCTGCTGCCGGGTGCGCTGACCCGCAACCAGGGCCTGAACTTCCACTGCGTGGACACCTACCTCGAGGTGGAAAACACCGAAACCGCTTGGACCAGCCAGCTGGGCGAGCGTATCTACGTCCCCGCCAAGCACGGCGAGGGCCGTTTCCAGGCCGCTCCGGAGACCATTGAGGCGCTGGAGAAGGAGGGCCGCGTGGTGTTCCGCTACTCGGACAACTTCAACGGCTCCATCAACGGCATTGCCGGTGTGACCAATGAGACCGGCCGCGTGGTCGGCCTCATGCCGCACCCGGAGCACGCCATTGAGACGCTGACCGGCCCGTCCACGGACGGTCTCGGCCTGTTCACTTCCGCCATCGACGCGATTTCGAAGATCGGAGCGTAG
- the purS gene encoding phosphoribosylformylglycinamidine synthase subunit PurS has product MARVVVNVMPKAEILDPQGQAVLRALGRIGVEGVTDVRQGKRFEIEVDDSVSDAELQRMAETLLTNTVIEDFEVVR; this is encoded by the coding sequence ATGGCACGAGTCGTCGTTAATGTCATGCCCAAGGCCGAAATTCTTGATCCGCAGGGTCAGGCGGTGCTCCGCGCACTGGGCCGGATCGGAGTCGAGGGGGTGACCGACGTCCGCCAGGGCAAGCGCTTTGAAATCGAGGTGGATGATTCGGTCTCCGACGCCGAGCTGCAGCGCATGGCTGAAACGCTGCTGACTAACACCGTTATCGAGGACTTCGAGGTTGTGCGATGA